The sequence GCCCATATCCGCTTCACTGTTGTCGTCCCAGCTCAGGCGGATTTCAGTGTCGCCTGCTGTTGCGGTGACACCGGTTGGGGCTTCAGGTGCGGTGCTGTCGCCACTCTCGATTTGGGTGAACGCAAACTGCTGATTGTCACGGCCCTCTGAGCGCCACTGTTCGACATTGGCACCGTCTGCGGTGGAACCATCCTCGACATTCAGCGGTTTGCTGCTGGCCCGGTTAAGGATTTCATAGTAACCGTTGTCCTGATCCACTAAACGAAATTGCTGAGCCTCAACGCTTGCTGCACTCCATATGTGGATGTTGTTGCCGTCCACAATCGAAAAATTGGTGTTGTCGATGGCAAAGCCGGTATTGCCCGCCGGGTGAAAGGTCCAGTAATGCTGGCTGTAATCGGTGGCATTGCCGTTTTTGTCACGCGCCCGGCGGGCAACCCATTGTTGGCAGAGTGAACCATCATCGGCGGCCTGGGTTACATTGTTGCCCTCGCTCAGGGCACTGCAACTACCTGTGTCACTGCGGGTTTGTATTGGTTTGCCGCTGTGTTTCGCGGTGATGGTGTAGGTGCCGCCGTCTTCCAGGTTGGCAGTAACCGGGGTCGGTGCTTCCCCGCCCTCGATGCTGAAATCCCGGGTAAATACGGGCCAGCCGTCGGCATCAAAAGACATCTCCCGTAAGTCAATGCGGGCCGGCCAGCCACTTTCTGTTGTACCATCGTAGTAGTGCAGCGAGATGATGTTCTGGCCATTGTTGTTGAAGTATCCGTAGTGGCCTGGTGCCAGCTTGTTGCCCTCACTCACCAGTACAGGTGTGCCGCCGTAATTCCACATATCGCGGCCATTTTTATCCAGATAGGGGCCCGTTGGGCTGGTGGAGCGTCCCATCACAATGTGGTAGCTGCTGTCTTTGCCGTCACAACAGGCACCGAGTGTGGCAAAGGCATAATAGTAGCCATTGATGTACTCGATTGCGGCTGCTTCAAATTCATTCCACTGGCCGTTATTGCCGATAATGGCCCAGCGATCTTCGTTCAGGCGTTTGCCGGTAGCCGGGTCAATCGGGCGCAGGTGAATGCCGCCAAAGTGGGTGCCGTAGGCCATCCAGATATCGCCGTTGGCATCTTTGAACAGGCCGGCATCGATGGTTCCGATTTTCTCACCGGCGGAGCTTGGTGGCTCGGTGTCATCAGAAACCACCATGCCGTGATCTGTCCATGACGGATCGTTAAGGGAAGGAGTGGAAGCAACGCCAATGGCGGTGGTATTGCAACCGGGGCTACCGCAGGGAACGGTGTAATAGAGCCAGTACTGACCCTCAAACTGAATAAGATCCGGCGCCCAGAATGTGCCGTCAAAATCAGGAGTTTGTTCGTCTATCCACTGTGGCCAGTTGCCATCAGCAAACACGGGGTCCACCACTTCCCAGGTGATAAGGTCTGTTGAGCGTTTGGCGGCGACACCATTGCCTGTTCCGAAGGTCCAGTAAACGCCGTCGTCCTCTTCAATTGAGGAGGGATCGTGCATCTGGTCTTCATGATACAGGTTTATCGCCAGCACACTGGCCGGTAAAAGGTAGCAGCCGAGCATCAGTAGCACGGCGAGTAAAGAGGTCTTTGAGAGGGTCATGGATAGCTCCCTGATTGATTAACTGCGGGAAAAGAGCGCTAAGCCAGGTGGTTGCCTGTTGGCAATCAAACCAGAACAAATTCCCGAATACGTATTGATGTGGGCCCAATGCCTGTTGAGTACCACCCGGGTTCTATGGATATAGGACAGGACAATCCTGCTGCATCAAAGAACTATAATATTAATATATTATAAATACAAGAATGGCAGAACGGCTTGCGTTGCAAACCTAAGGAGGGAAAGCGAATACAGGGATGTATTGTGTTGCGAACCTAAGGATGGAAAGCGAATGCAGGGATGTATTGTGTCGCGAACCCCGAATCAAGTGCGGGGCGGGCTCTAAGGAGTGAATAAATTCCGATAACCTGCCAAAGCCTGAAGCCGCTGTCGGGTTGAAACCCGACCTGCAGCACCTGACCATCATCTTTCACCGGTTCGCCATTGGATTGGCCTCGCGTAGCAGTAGATAAAACTGCACAGCAGCCGGGACCTGATCATTTGACAGATCGCTGCCTGTCAAAAACACTTTAAGGTAACGGCTTAACTTTTCAGTAAAAGGAGGTTCTTATGAATGCAGAGCAATATCTGAATGAGTTTGTTCTCAACCGGTTGCCGGACAACGGTTCACTGCCGGAGTTTTATAAGGCAGCGGGAGAGCAGAAGGAGCAACTGCAGCAACTGGCTAATGAGATCATTAACCTTCAGACCGAAGCCGCGATCCCTTCGGATTATACCCGAACACAATCCTATGATGCCCTGGCTGAAGAGGGCGGGAACATTGCGTCAAATATTGAGCTGGCGGGAAGCCAGACCGATCATGAATCCCGCGAGAGGCGTCTGGACGACATTCAGCGCGAAATGGAAGCCCCTATTGAGGCAGGCAGCGGCAAGGCAACCAGAATTGGCGAAAAGCTGAGCGAGCTTGAGCGCCTGACTGACAGTATTGTTGAACGGATATAGTAAAACAGGCGGTAGGTGGAACAGGGCCTGTAATCAGTTGAAACAGCGGTCCGGTTTCTGGCGTGCCGGTACCGGTTTCCCGGTTTTGTGGAGTACTGGGCGTTTGTGCAGTACCCGTCTGGTTATCGCCCCAATATCTAAGGGTCTTTAAACTCTGAGAGTACCACCGGATCCCGCCCTCGTAACTTGGCATCGTAAAAGGCTTTATCAGCCCGCTCTATAAAGGTCCGGGGAGTATCATCGCCTCGTTGGGCGACACTGGCAGAGTATACCCGAACACAGTCTTATGATGCCCTGGCTGAAGAGGGGGGAACGCTGTGTAAAATATGGAGCCGGCGGGTAGTCCGACCGATCTTGAATTCCGTGAAAGGCGCCTGAGCCATTGTTCCGGTATTGTTGCCCCCAACAAGAGATGTGTTCGTGGTCTCTGCTTCTGTTGGTTCGTTGACTTTAAAATACCACCTACAGCGGTTGAATATCTGTCAGCACTAAAACATGAGTGTGGCACGCGTGATCTGTGTGCGTGCCACAGCCAGTTAAAAATACTGTCTCATTATTGACCCATCAAGGTGCAGGTGCTCTTCCCTGAGCATCCTTAATGCAACTAATCTGAGGCAGGTAAGACGACTTCGCTGTACTTGTTCATACCAGAACCCCCATAAGAACCAGCGTCGTAAACGTAACCGTAGACGGCGCCACTGTTGGTACGTTTAATGATTTGTCCGCGAACCCACAATGCATTTACACCTTCTACCTGAAGCTCAGGCTGGTGCCAGTTACCGCTATCGTCCCGATAGGTGTGATAGATGTGTCCGCTTCCTTCTTCGATATAAAGCACATGTACGTTTGAACCGAAGCCAACCGCATCCGCGCCAACCTGTTCTGAGTCGGCCGCGTTGGTGACAACGGCATGTGAGGTTACCTGTTTCGCTTCCGATAACTCACCCGCACTGTTGGCTGTGCGCTCCCACAGTTCGCCATTCGAGAGGCGATAAACAATGGTTACGGTGTCTGATTGCGGCAGGTATACCAGCGGTAGTATTGCACCATTGCTGTCTACGTCGGTGCCGGTATCGGAGGCGACTTGCTGGCGTGGGCCGAGCGTTCCGTCCGGCAGAATCCGGCGATACCACGCCGTTCCGTCAGTGCCTGTGTAAGCGAAGTGAACCACATCGTCTTTACCCAACACCACCACCGGTCCTGAGAGTGCCGGGTTAAGATCCGCATCTACAACGGTTTCCTTGCCCCAGGTTCCGTCCGGTGTGCGGATTTTAAAAAGCAGCTTTTCCAGTGTGGCATATACACCCACTACGCTGCCATCTGAACGAACCGCCAGATCAGACATTTGGGTCGGGGGCTCTACGGGTGACGCAAGTTGTTCGTCTGTTATCGCCCAGGTGTCTGGCTTCTCAGGATGATCCGAGGTACGGAACAAGTGGTAAAAAACATGCTCTGAAGTCTGATGAAGTGTGTGGATACGATTGCCTGATTTTGCCTGAGCGACCCCTTCCAGATCACCGGTTTGCGGACGATTGTCACCGCCGGCTTCAAACCAGGACTTGCCGCCATCCTCAGACTTAACCATCATCATCATATTGTCGGTTTCTGACGGCTCCATCAGTACATAAAGATCGCCGTTGCTGGCCTCCCACGGCCCTATCCGAACCGGTGTCTCAACAAATGTGCCACCAATGTGCCCATCGGGAACGTTAGCGGTAATGGTAGGGGTTGCAGCCGCAGCAAGTGGCTCTCCCGATGCATCCGTTAACCGGAATGCGAACGTATCACCTGTCAGGTTGCGATTGGCACCGTCTGAAAAGTAGCGGATCACGATCGGAAATTCCCACTCTCCGTGTTCTTTTGACGCCGACCAGCCGGGCGTTGTGTCACCGTAGCTGATACCACTTCCTTCACTGAAAGGTAATGCAGAACTGTCGATCAGATCCTCAGTCGGGTCGCCATAATCAAAACGCTGGCTTGATATAATGCTTACTCTGGGTGAGGCCGTTTGCCCTTCGACTTCAAAGGTTTGAATGTCAGCGGCACTACCGGCAGGCAGATACAGTCCCATTCTGGAGTCGGGAAT comes from Lacimicrobium alkaliphilum and encodes:
- a CDS encoding family 43 glycosylhydrolase translates to MTLSKTSLLAVLLMLGCYLLPASVLAINLYHEDQMHDPSSIEEDDGVYWTFGTGNGVAAKRSTDLITWEVVDPVFADGNWPQWIDEQTPDFDGTFWAPDLIQFEGQYWLYYTVPCGSPGCNTTAIGVASTPSLNDPSWTDHGMVVSDDTEPPSSAGEKIGTIDAGLFKDANGDIWMAYGTHFGGIHLRPIDPATGKRLNEDRWAIIGNNGQWNEFEAAAIEYINGYYYAFATLGACCDGKDSSYHIVMGRSTSPTGPYLDKNGRDMWNYGGTPVLVSEGNKLAPGHYGYFNNNGQNIISLHYYDGTTESGWPARIDLREMSFDADGWPVFTRDFSIEGGEAPTPVTANLEDGGTYTITAKHSGKPIQTRSDTGSCSALSEGNNVTQAADDGSLCQQWVARRARDKNGNATDYSQHYWTFHPAGNTGFAIDNTNFSIVDGNNIHIWSAASVEAQQFRLVDQDNGYYEILNRASSKPLNVEDGSTADGANVEQWRSEGRDNQQFAFTQIESGDSTAPEAPTGVTATAGDTEIRLSWDDNSEADMGSYNVYRSGAAGNGYSLIETGITQSRYVDRNLNNGISYSYVIQAADSGYNLSENSSEVSATPQALGPRLVAHYEFEDNTDDTTGFNHGTTSGSPSFVTGQSGQAIEFNGAGDLVNLNPEAAHHSDITIATWVNWNGGANWQRIFDFGHDVDRYFMLTPSTGSGNMRFAITLHGPAEEQAVETAKLPTGKWVHVAVTLADNTATLYVDGEAVASNDSIVNNPMDILSADNQIGQSQFTGDPAFNGLLDDFRIYNYALSSEEVAEVCGGCQSSDDGNSGDDNSGDGSTGDTPVGGGPDNSESDGGGGTTGWLSLIALLGLLYARLCGPVTTRCRWR